In Thunnus thynnus chromosome 4, fThuThy2.1, whole genome shotgun sequence, a genomic segment contains:
- the LOC137181288 gene encoding cell division cycle-associated protein 7-like produces MTGILGMRFPTKELADVFAEDSENDRTFYGFSDGEISDHKNSNLEDEDGAQLSLSPKKQKATSKPSAAAHPFRLRVALRSTFSAQPSTDDEDAEGEEKSTEKREVKRAGKTSQAKKRRRVKFEDEESAVARPSPSEERGSDSAEDVSDSFLAKREQNIKANKAMLAQLMADLQKMPGAAGFLKKQGGKQPKERSTHPPRSGAAGGESRKNPERASRRQTRSMGGSDNPSALQEEKLELSLEEELLEVRRAPQRRGAPRPHQSKPHIVRPVEDITEDEIQLIADNMTDKVYDRVIGSTCHQCRQKTVDTKTCCRSEDCRGIQGQFCGPCLRNRYGEDVRKALLDPEWRCPPCRGICNCSFCRQRDGRCPTGILFPLAQYHGFSDVHSYLSSLQKKLKSEDDDGEM; encoded by the exons ATG ACGGGGATTTTAGGAATGCGCTTCCCCACAAAAGAGCTGGCTGATGTTTTCGCGGAGGACTCTGAAAACGATCGAACATTTTACGGTTTTTCTGACGGTGAAATCAGCGATCACAAG AATTCAAATTTGGAAGATGAAGATGGAGCCcagctttctctttctcccaaGAAACAGAAAGCCACATCTAAACCATCTGCTGCTGCCCATCCCTTCAGACTCAGGGTGGCTCTCCGCTCCACTTTCTCTGCCCAGCCGTCCACTGATGATGAGGATGCAGAGGGTGAAGAAAAGAGTACCGAGAAGAGAGAGGTGAAGAGGGCAGGAAAGACCAGTCAGGCAAAGAAGAGGAGACGTGTTAAGTTTGAAGATGAAGAGTCAGCGGTGGCTCGGCCATCTCCTTCTGAGGAGCGTGGATCAGATTCAGCAGAAGATGTGTCGGACTCTTTTCTGGCCAAGAGAGAACAGAACATCAAAGCCAATAAAGCAATG TTGGCTCAGCTGATGGCAGACCTGCAGAAGATGCCAGGAGCTGCAGGTTTTCTGAAGAAACAAGGTGGTaaacagccaaaagagagaaGTACT CATCCACCACGCTCTGGTGCAGCTGGAGGGGAGTCCAGGAAGAACCCAGAGCGAGCGTCCCGCAGACAGACCCGCTCTATGGGGGGAAGTGACAATCCTTCAGCCCTGCAGGAGGAGAAACTGGAGCTCAGTTtagaggaggagctgctggag GTACGCCGGGCCCCGCAGCGCCGTGGAGCCCCACGACCTCATCAGTCCAAACCTCATATTGTCCGACCTGTCGAAGACATCACAGAGGATGAGATTCAGCTGATTGCAGACAACATGACTGATAAAGTCTACGACAGAGTCATA ggcTCTACATGTCACCAGTGCCGACAGAAAACTGTCGACACTAAGACGTGCTGCCGCAGTGAGGACTGTCGTGGGATTCAGGGTCAGTTCTGTGGGCCATGCCTGAGGAACAGATACGGAGAGGATGTCAGGAAGGCGCTGCTTGATCCG GAGTGGCGGTGCCCTCCCTGTCGAGGCATTTGCAACTGCAGCTTCTGCCGCCAGCGTGATGGCCGCTGCCCAACTGGTATCCTGTTCCCCCTGGCTCAGTACCACGGTTTCTCGGACGTCCACTCTTACCTCAGCAG CCtccaaaaaaaactgaagagtgAGGATGACGATGGAGAGATGTGA